AGGTTCAGGCGGTACCGAAGCACAAGACTGGGCATCTATGCTTTTACGTATGTATATGCGCTGGATTGAACGTCATGGCTTTAAAGCAGAACTCATGGAAGTATCTGATGGTGACGTAGCTGGTATTAAATCTGCAACAATTCGTGTTGAGGGTGAATATGCCTACGGTTGGTTACGCACAGAATCGGGTGTCCACCGTTTAGTTCGTAAATCACCATTTGACAGTGGTAACCGCCGTCATACTTCATTCTCTGCGGTATTTATTTCACCAGAAGTTGATGACAACATTGAAATTGATATTAATCCTTCTGATGTTCGTACCGATACTTACCGTGCATCTGGGGCAGGTGGTCAGCATATTAACAAAACCGATTCGGCAGTACGTTTGACTCACACTCCAACAGGTATTGTGGTGGCGTGTCAGAACCAGCGTTCGCAACATGCTAACCGTGACCATGCATGGAAACAATTACGTGCGCGTTTGTATGAATTGGAAATGCAAAAACGTAATGAAGCGGCTCAAGCTCTAGAAGACTCGAAGTCTGATATTGGTTGGGGAAGCCAAATTCGTTCATATGTATTAGATGATTCGCGTATTAAAGATTTACGCACGGGTGTTGAAAACTCTAATACAGGTGCTGTTCTTGATGGTGACCTTGATCGCTTTATTGAGGCGAGCTTAAAACAAGGTTTATAAGAGTCTGCTGAACTTTTAGTTTAAATACAGTTCATCTATGAATATGTAGAACTCTTGGATTTTTAGCGATTAAAACGGCAAAGCAATTCAGCCTTCGAATCTTAATCGAAAAAATGCGATATGAATATCGAAAAAAATAGATATGAATATCGCAAAAATGCGATATGATGGTTTCGAAATGCTGAATAAAGCTTTGTTCGTTTAAAAGACGTGTTGAGCCTATGGATATTGATGCAATTAGCAAAGCCCTTTCCAATCCGCTACGTCGGCAGATTTTGCAATGGTTGAAAGAACCTGCGCATTATTTACCAGTGGAAGAGTGTGGTGGTAGTTTTGAGAAGGGTGTTTGTGCAGGTCATATTGAACGATTGGGCAAAGTAGCACAGTCTACAATGTCGAATCATTTGTCTGTTTTACAACAGGCGGGTCTGATTCAGGTCCAAAAATATGGTCAATGGTCTTATTTTTCACGTAACGAAGCTTTGATTCAGCAATATATCGAACATTTAAAACAAACACTTTA
This genomic stretch from Acinetobacter oleivorans DR1 harbors:
- the prfB gene encoding peptide chain release factor 2 (programmed frameshift), with the translated sequence MEINPYLNQLKDLTDRSQTLRGYLDYDLKKERLEEVLRELEDPAIWNDQSRAQAMAKEKGELENVINVLDGLSTQLEDAKAMLDLAVEADDESLLEDVQSELSAAEDELAKLEFRRMFSNPMDPNPCYVEIQSGSGGTEAQDWASMLLRMYMRWIERHGFKAELMEVSDGDVAGIKSATIRVEGEYAYGWLRTESGVHRLVRKSPFDSGNRRHTSFSAVFISPEVDDNIEIDINPSDVRTDTYRASGAGGQHINKTDSAVRLTHTPTGIVVACQNQRSQHANRDHAWKQLRARLYELEMQKRNEAAQALEDSKSDIGWGSQIRSYVLDDSRIKDLRTGVENSNTGAVLDGDLDRFIEASLKQGL
- a CDS encoding ArsR/SmtB family transcription factor: MDIDAISKALSNPLRRQILQWLKEPAHYLPVEECGGSFEKGVCAGHIERLGKVAQSTMSNHLSVLQQAGLIQVQKYGQWSYFSRNEALIQQYIEHLKQTL